Part of the Fibrobacter sp. genome is shown below.
TTCCTGTGGAAAGTTCCAATTCTGAAGTTGTGGCTTATGCCTTGGCGAAGAAGGGCGCTGCAGGTGCCGGCGACTCGGCTCGCGTGCTTTTGGCAAACCTAAGCGACATTCCTCAGGTTGTCCAGATTGACCGCGCTTCCGCTAGTGCCGACAGCAAGGCCGAAAATGTCCGTACCGAAGTGAACGTTTTTGGCGAAGATCAGTTCAAGTGGATTGGCGACCAGAAGAACGCCTATCCTTATCCCAAGATGGGCCCCAGCGGCCGTCGCCTGAATCCTGCCAAGTCCCGCGACATTACCATTCCGGCCTTTGGCCTTGCGGTTGCCCAGATTAACCCCCGCATTGTTGGTGGTGATAAGGCTTCTGCAAAGAATGCCGCAACTCCCGTGGTGCTTGCAGCAGCCCTTGAAAAGAAGGTCATGATGCGTGGCGATACCCTGGACCTGTTCGGGACTGTTACCCAGCAGAATGGTCAGCTGACGGGCGCTACTCTCAAGATTCCTGGTTTTGGAAAGAACGGCAGTGCCATGACTGTGAACGTTACGCCTGATGACGGCAAGTGGGACGCTTCCATCGAAAGTTTCCATGTGAAGGTTCCCGTGCCCGAACATGCAAAGACGACGCCTGTGGTGGTGCAGGGTACCGGTGCCAAGGGTACTGAAATTGAATTGACGGTTGCGGGCCTTGGCGGCAAAAAGACTGTGCAGAAGATTCCGTTCCGCATTCGTGGCGCCTACCGTACCACAAGCATTCTGCAGAACTTTGATAACGGCGTCGATGCCGTGGATTGGTTCCCGGTGGTGGGCGAAGGCAATACAGAAATGGGTGCCAAGGTCTTCAACGGAAATCCGCCCCACGGTGGCTTTATCCGTCATGATTTCCACATTGAGCAACCGCCTACTCTTGGCTGGCCCAACTACTCTGGCGCCTACTACGTTGTTCCACAGGAAATCAAGCAGTCTGTAGGTGTGGTGTTTGATTACGCTACCAACCACAACAATCCCGATGGCTACATCGAAGTTCAGGTGCAGAGCGATCAGGTGAAGGACTACGACGAGTTCATGGTTCGCCTCCGCAATACTCACGGCAGCTGGGTTCGTGACACCCTCATTTGGGAAAACATGAGCCAGGAAGGTTGGGGCAAGACCATTCCCCAGCTGGATCCTACAAAGATCAAGACCATTAATTTCCGCGCCCGTCATAGCGGCGTTGGCTACATCAGCCTGGACAACATCTACCTCCTGCAGGAAGATGGAACCGAAGTGCCCATGCCCAAGGGCCTGCGCCGCCTCCGCTAAAAGTTGAGATAAATCACATATCTCTTTATTAGGCATACAAATAGACCCTGTTAACGAATCCATCGTTGACAGGGTTTCTTTGAATAAACTATTATATATTTGCAAAAATTTTGGTTGTGTATGAATATTGAATGTCAATGTTGTGGTCTTGTCGTCAGCATATTGCTGCTGGTGCTGTATTCCGGAAGAAAACAGCTCGGCCTTTATGGTGAAAAAATCTTCAAGAATATGCTGATTGTGACCATTATCCTTTTGGTCCTGGATATTCTTTCTCTCGTTGGCATTGCGCATCAGGATACTTGGGACCCTATGGTGGTGATGGGTATCTGCAAATTGTACATCGCAACCCTTGTTATTGAATGTTGGTCAGCTCTGCTTTATTTGTTGCACGACGTGGTGGATGAAAAACGCCATTGGAAGGCCACAAAGATCCTTTTTGGTGTCATTGGTGTAGAATGCTTGGCCATGTTCCTGCTGCCGCTGAATATTTATTCCAGCGGCCGAATCATGTACACCTACGGTCCGGGCGCCATTTTTGCCTATGGTTGCTGCGCTTTGGACTTTATCGCTATCATGGTGGTGGCTTTCTCCGAAAAGAAGAGAATTCCCAAGCTTCGCTGGTCCGCCATTGTGATTTGGATGTTGCTCTGGATGGGTGCCGCTGTTTGGCAGTTCTTTGATCCGGAAAAGTTGCTAGTGGGCTTTGCCACTTCCTTGGGCATGATGATTCTTTATGCCGCCTTGGAAAACCCGGAAGTGAACTTGAACCGCGAATTGGGATGCTTTAACGGCTACGCCTTGGAAGCTTACCTCAAGCAGCGTTTCAACCTGAAGAAAAAGTTCCATGTGATTCAGTTCTCCATGGACGATATTTCCCCGGAAACCTCCGAATATATTTACCGCTTGATGCACCGTTCCAATGTGCGTGACGGTGTTTTGTTCTTTAAGCTTCTCGGTCCCGAATTTATGATGATTACTGAGGACCGTCGTCGCTACAACCGCTTGATTCGTTGGATCCATAACGAACAGCAGCGTTCTTCTGATTACTTTAAGAACATCCAGGGCCTGGGTATGGAAAACGGCCTTGACGTAGTGGAAGCTTCCAGACTTACCAAGGTGTTCAAGTATTTCTTCAATAAGTTCAATGGTCAGGTTCCTGATACCGGTATTGAAATTACGAAGGATATGATCGAGGACTTCCTGCTTCATGAAAATATGCAGGAAGAAATCAACCTAGCTTTGACTGAAGATCGTGTGGAAGTGTTCCTGCAGCCCATTTTCAGCGTTCACAGTGGCAAGTTTGAATCTGCCGAGGCTCTGGTCCGTATCCGCCGCAGAGACGGTGGCTTGATTTACCCCAACGACTTTATTCCGGTGGCTGAAGAATCCGGTAGCATTTTGGCTTTGGGCGAACGCGTCTTTGTGAAGACTTGCGAATTTATCGCAACTGGCAGAATGCAGAAGGCTGGCGTCAAGTACATTGAAGTGAACCTCTCTGTGTTGCAATGCGAACAGGTGGACTTGGCAAATCGCCTGCATGCCATCATGGAAGAATACCAGGTTCCGTCTTCCGCATTCAATCTGGAAATTACCGAAACTGCAACCCTGAACGTCAAGAAGAACTTGCTCAGCAACATGGGCACCTTGATGGACCTGGGCTGCTCCTTCTCTCTGGATGATTTCGGCAAGGGCGAATCCAACCTGATGTACATTGTGGAAATGCCGGTTTGCATCGTGAAGATGGACTACGATTTGACCAAGGCTTTCTTCGAAGTGGAAAAGGCAAAGCACGTTGTTCGTACCGTGGTTCAGATGGCTCACGAAATGGGCCTCCACGTTGTTTCCGAAGGCGTGGAAACTGCTGCCGAGGCAGACGCCCTGAAGGAAATCGGTGTCGACTACATCCAGGGATTCTACTTCTCCAAGGCTATTCCCATGGACGAATTCCTGCAGTTCGTGGAAAAGAAAAACAGCCTGATCTAATCAACAAAAAACGTAAAAAGAAAACCCCGCATCGCTGCGGGGTTTTTTCAATGTTAGCGCTTGATCGCTGCGCAATCTGATCACTGCGGCTCGGCAATGGTCAAGTAAACTTGACCGCTGCGCTCGCCTTGTTATCTCTTATCCCTATCCACCCAGGGTCTCAGGTTTTCGCCGGTGTAAATCTGGCGAGGACGGTTGATCTTGGAATTAGGATCGTCGTGCATTTCCTTCCAGTGAGCAATCCAACCCGGCAAACGACCGATGGCAAACATCACGGTAAGCATTTCGGTGGGAATGCCCATGGCGCGGTAGAGGATGCCAGAGTAGAAGTCCACGTTGGGGTAGAGCTTACGTTCGATGAAGTATTCGTCCTTCAGGGCGGCTTCTTCGAGCTTAAGAGCGATGTCCAACAGCGGGTCCTGAACGTGTTCGCGTTCGAAGACCTGGTACATGAGCTTCTTCAGTACCTTGGCGCGGGGGTCGTAGCTCTTGTAGACGCGATGACCGAAACCAGAGAGACGGAACGGGTCGTTCTTGTCCTTTGCCTTTGCCATGACCTGATCGATGGTCATGCCGCTCTGCTGGATGCGGAGCAATGTTTCGAGCACAGCCTGGTTTGCACCACCGTGGAGTGGGCCCCACAGGGCGCAAATGCCTGCGCAGATAGAAGCGTAAAGGTTTGCCTGGGAGCTGCCCACCATACGGACGGTAGAAGTGGAGCAGTTCTGTTCGTGGTCGGCGTGAACGATGAGCAAGGTGTTCAGGGCCTTTTCCATAATCGGATCCGGGTGGTAAGGACGAGCCTTACTGCTGAACATCATGTTCAGGAAGTTACTGCAGTAACTGCGTTCTGCTTCCGGGTACACAAACGGTTCACCGATGCTTGCCTTGTAGGAGAAAGCTGCAATGGTGCGGATCTTGGAAATCAAGCCGGCGGTTGTGAGTTCGAAAGCACTGGCGATGTTTTCGTCGTCGTAGAAACGGGGGGTGAACAAACCCACGGCGTTCACGATGGAGCTCAAAATACCCATGGGGTGGGCGTTAGGCGGCATCTGACGGAAGAAGCTCAGCAGGTTTTCGTGGAGGAGGGCGTTCTCGGTAAGCAGCGTACGGAAATGGGTAAGCTGCTGCTGGGTGGGCAGTTCGCCATAGATCAGGAGCCATGCGGTTTCGGGGAAGGTGGCCTTTTCAGCCAAGTCTTCGATGGCGTAACCGCGATAGCGCAAGATGCCCTGTTCACCATTCACGTAGGTGATGGAGCTCTTGGTGCTACCGGTGTTCAGGTAGCCGTAATCCAGCGTAACAAGTCCAGATTCCTTGCGGAGCTTGGAAATGTCGAGACCGTGTTCGTTCTCAGTACCTTCGCAGACGGGGAGCTCGAAACTCTTTCCGCCGTAGTTCAGTATTGCGTTATCGGACATTGATCCTCCAGTTTCAGGCTTCAGGCCCCAGGTTCCAGTTCCCAGGATTGAAACCGTTGTTTGATTTCTTGCTCAAATTTACTAAGCAAAACTTATGCCATTATACTAAGAAGCAAAATCTTAGCACAATTCTCGAACCTCGAACCTCGCGCCTCGAACCTACTTCTGCAGGTCCTTTACAGCCTTGTAGATGTTGTCGAAGAGCTTGCCCAGCTTTTCGGTGGGCACTGCGGAGAAGGCCAGACGGATAAGGCCGCTCAGCATGATGGTGCCGGTGCTGTAATCCTTGATGAGCTTCTGACGGAGTTCTTCGGCATCAACGCCCTTCGGCTTTACGCACATGAAGTAACCGCTGTTGAACGGC
Proteins encoded:
- a CDS encoding EAL domain-containing protein; the encoded protein is MNIECQCCGLVVSILLLVLYSGRKQLGLYGEKIFKNMLIVTIILLVLDILSLVGIAHQDTWDPMVVMGICKLYIATLVIECWSALLYLLHDVVDEKRHWKATKILFGVIGVECLAMFLLPLNIYSSGRIMYTYGPGAIFAYGCCALDFIAIMVVAFSEKKRIPKLRWSAIVIWMLLWMGAAVWQFFDPEKLLVGFATSLGMMILYAALENPEVNLNRELGCFNGYALEAYLKQRFNLKKKFHVIQFSMDDISPETSEYIYRLMHRSNVRDGVLFFKLLGPEFMMITEDRRRYNRLIRWIHNEQQRSSDYFKNIQGLGMENGLDVVEASRLTKVFKYFFNKFNGQVPDTGIEITKDMIEDFLLHENMQEEINLALTEDRVEVFLQPIFSVHSGKFESAEALVRIRRRDGGLIYPNDFIPVAEESGSILALGERVFVKTCEFIATGRMQKAGVKYIEVNLSVLQCEQVDLANRLHAIMEEYQVPSSAFNLEITETATLNVKKNLLSNMGTLMDLGCSFSLDDFGKGESNLMYIVEMPVCIVKMDYDLTKAFFEVEKAKHVVRTVVQMAHEMGLHVVSEGVETAAEADALKEIGVDYIQGFYFSKAIPMDEFLQFVEKKNSLI
- a CDS encoding citrate synthase, producing the protein MSDNAILNYGGKSFELPVCEGTENEHGLDISKLRKESGLVTLDYGYLNTGSTKSSITYVNGEQGILRYRGYAIEDLAEKATFPETAWLLIYGELPTQQQLTHFRTLLTENALLHENLLSFFRQMPPNAHPMGILSSIVNAVGLFTPRFYDDENIASAFELTTAGLISKIRTIAAFSYKASIGEPFVYPEAERSYCSNFLNMMFSSKARPYHPDPIMEKALNTLLIVHADHEQNCSTSTVRMVGSSQANLYASICAGICALWGPLHGGANQAVLETLLRIQQSGMTIDQVMAKAKDKNDPFRLSGFGHRVYKSYDPRAKVLKKLMYQVFEREHVQDPLLDIALKLEEAALKDEYFIERKLYPNVDFYSGILYRAMGIPTEMLTVMFAIGRLPGWIAHWKEMHDDPNSKINRPRQIYTGENLRPWVDRDKR